The following proteins are co-located in the Myroides profundi genome:
- a CDS encoding outer membrane beta-barrel family protein, whose protein sequence is MIKYILVFFLSPLFLFSQTKIKGQVLTTDSNSIEFATVLLTKEGKLLKSDISDENGFFQIEEKQGEYLFKIAYLGNELFEKEINLKENVDLGVIRIDYGTELKEIMIESKLKMKKNFDKYEVTNISNSILAKNKSTLEFLNTVPIVNVAPDGKSVKIKNSKSVSILINGRNVGGNDVALSMLQSIPAVDIKKIEVIENPGSSYRAGDNGIINVIVNKTKEQPFKVVLNAKSTQSFYNTQDGSAYLAFSKNKWAVTSGVKLENSKNKAYRYDSYIDFKSNDETQIESNAITKGTNYTPYVNIDYTLSKNQTIGMSLSSRFSNNETNRDIVSSYYNVTNNQLDSLNIAKNKDKISNYHVVYYNLNHKIVLDTLDSNISSDFNYYNSRNNRDMFNTFSYANGKEKRFLQNPDNTTELIEFKTDYEKNFKDSSKLTTGINYSKSNINSDNFFGNYNGVEYVSDDRQTNVFKYKEDYFALFANYRKLFSESFGVLIGLRYEYLSAKGTLKSDSETVKISNSNLFPSLALLYGINDEHQLTLNFASSITRTPYSNLNPFIYINSPNSIRVNNPYLKNTKKSFVGLTYTFFDDYNLELGYAKTHNLFNNFDAVIDNVIVNTIDNFGNGDGYGGNFYFNKNLFKNHWSFSFSMSLEMYKVRGEYNNIPVKIDNTNFYFNIKNNLFFDKKKNTVLTLTYGYDNGFEDIFGKVNAQHSLNLDLGRSFNDFYVSIGAYDLLKPDTNMRFSNSAYSFNKKQEYFKSYFISMRYTLGNKRIKNVISKEQNERLN, encoded by the coding sequence ATGATAAAATATATCTTAGTCTTTTTTTTATCTCCTTTGTTTTTGTTTTCACAAACTAAAATAAAAGGACAAGTTCTTACTACAGACAGTAATTCTATTGAATTTGCAACAGTATTATTAACTAAAGAGGGGAAGCTATTAAAATCCGATATTTCTGATGAGAATGGATTCTTTCAAATAGAAGAAAAACAAGGGGAATACCTATTTAAAATAGCCTATTTAGGTAATGAACTCTTTGAAAAAGAGATCAACTTAAAAGAGAATGTTGATTTAGGGGTGATTAGAATCGACTACGGAACTGAATTGAAAGAAATAATGATAGAGTCGAAGCTTAAAATGAAAAAGAACTTCGATAAATATGAAGTGACTAATATTTCTAATTCAATATTAGCTAAAAATAAATCAACACTAGAGTTTCTAAATACTGTTCCTATTGTAAATGTTGCTCCAGATGGTAAATCAGTTAAGATTAAAAATAGCAAGAGCGTATCGATTCTGATTAATGGTCGAAATGTAGGAGGAAATGATGTTGCGTTGAGTATGTTACAGTCTATCCCTGCAGTAGATATAAAGAAAATCGAAGTGATAGAGAATCCTGGGAGTAGTTACAGGGCAGGTGATAATGGTATCATCAATGTGATTGTAAACAAAACAAAGGAACAGCCTTTTAAAGTAGTTTTAAATGCTAAGTCTACACAATCATTTTATAATACACAAGACGGTTCAGCTTACTTAGCTTTCTCTAAAAATAAATGGGCGGTCACTTCTGGAGTCAAATTGGAAAATTCTAAAAATAAAGCATATAGATATGATTCTTATATTGACTTTAAAAGTAATGACGAAACTCAAATAGAAAGTAATGCTATTACAAAAGGAACAAATTATACTCCTTATGTAAATATTGATTACACTCTTAGCAAAAATCAGACTATAGGTATGAGTTTAAGCTCTAGGTTTAGTAACAATGAAACCAATAGAGATATTGTTAGTTCTTATTACAATGTAACAAACAATCAATTAGATTCCTTGAATATTGCAAAAAATAAAGATAAAATAAGTAATTACCACGTAGTGTATTATAATTTAAATCATAAGATTGTATTAGATACTTTAGATAGTAATATAAGCTCAGATTTTAATTATTATAACTCTAGGAATAATAGAGATATGTTTAATACGTTCTCTTACGCGAACGGCAAAGAAAAGAGGTTTCTACAAAATCCTGACAATACTACTGAGTTAATAGAGTTTAAGACAGACTATGAGAAAAACTTCAAAGACAGTAGTAAACTGACTACGGGGATTAATTATTCTAAGAGTAATATTAACAGTGATAATTTTTTTGGAAATTACAATGGTGTTGAATATGTATCTGATGATAGACAAACTAATGTGTTTAAATATAAAGAAGACTATTTTGCTTTATTTGCGAATTACCGTAAGTTGTTTTCAGAATCTTTTGGAGTACTTATTGGTTTGCGCTACGAATATTTATCAGCAAAAGGTACTTTAAAATCAGACTCTGAAACTGTGAAAATTAGTAACTCAAACTTGTTTCCATCTTTAGCCCTTTTGTATGGAATAAATGATGAACACCAATTGACTCTAAATTTTGCTAGTTCTATAACTCGTACCCCTTATAGCAATCTTAATCCGTTTATATATATAAACTCACCGAATTCAATTAGGGTGAATAACCCTTACCTTAAAAATACTAAAAAATCATTTGTAGGCTTGACTTATACCTTTTTTGATGATTATAACTTAGAATTAGGTTATGCGAAGACCCATAATCTATTTAATAATTTTGATGCTGTAATTGATAATGTAATTGTGAATACGATAGATAATTTTGGAAACGGAGACGGTTATGGAGGTAATTTCTATTTTAATAAGAATCTCTTTAAGAACCATTGGAGTTTTTCGTTTAGTATGTCTTTGGAAATGTATAAAGTTAGAGGAGAGTATAATAATATTCCAGTAAAAATCGACAATACAAACTTTTATTTCAACATCAAAAACAACCTGTTTTTTGACAAGAAAAAGAACACTGTTTTAACCTTAACTTACGGTTATGACAATGGCTTTGAGGATATATTCGGTAAAGTGAATGCTCAACACTCTCTTAACCTTGATTTAGGAAGATCGTTTAATGATTTTTACGTAAGTATTGGAGCGTATGATTTATTGAAGCCAGATACTAATATGAGGTTTAGTAACTCTGCCTATAGCTTTAATAAAAAGCAAGAATATTTTAAGAGCTATTTTATAAGTATGAGATATACATTAGGTAATAAGAGAATAAAGAATGTAATTTCAAAAGAACAAAATGAACGATTAAATTAA
- a CDS encoding IS4 family transposase, whose amino-acid sequence MSLKTNNSLEYKNTELLTTIKANFKGKLGLARIRLICLFIVSLCKVKSVNFSKVSTGFDNCAETSSNYRRIQRFISSVDLKLEWISRLIFGLIPTQESYVLVMDRTNWKFGKQDINILMLGISYKNMCFPILFKMLDKRGNSNTNERKELINTFIDWFGKDCINCVLADREFVGEDWISYLNDKQIKYYIRIRNNFKVYLYSKQKEITASHLFNNLKPGQTRQYHKIVRIHNQLCYISGTKVITDGKIDFCIIIGFNKPEKALDTYKIRWQIETLFKAFKSSGFNIEDTHLKKIDRIEKLLMLVMIAFVWCYKIGDYIDTIKPIKIKNHGNRLISVFKLGLDYLSRLLLSKNEYNPLNINCFSFLSCT is encoded by the coding sequence ATGTCTTTAAAAACGAACAACAGCCTAGAGTACAAAAATACAGAACTTCTAACAACTATAAAAGCCAATTTTAAAGGTAAATTAGGGTTAGCTAGGATCCGACTTATTTGTTTGTTTATCGTCTCTCTATGCAAAGTAAAGTCTGTGAATTTTTCTAAAGTATCAACTGGATTTGACAACTGTGCTGAAACTAGTAGTAACTATAGACGTATTCAGCGCTTTATATCCTCAGTTGATTTAAAATTGGAATGGATTTCAAGACTTATCTTTGGGCTTATTCCTACCCAGGAATCCTATGTTCTTGTAATGGATCGCACCAATTGGAAGTTTGGTAAACAAGACATAAACATCTTAATGCTAGGTATTAGTTATAAGAATATGTGTTTTCCAATACTGTTTAAAATGTTAGATAAACGAGGTAATTCAAATACAAATGAGCGAAAAGAACTCATTAATACTTTTATTGATTGGTTTGGTAAAGATTGTATTAATTGTGTATTAGCAGATAGAGAATTTGTTGGAGAGGATTGGATTAGCTATCTAAATGATAAGCAAATTAAATATTACATTCGTATTAGAAATAACTTCAAGGTTTACTTGTATAGTAAACAGAAAGAAATAACAGCTTCTCATCTATTTAATAACTTAAAACCTGGTCAAACAAGACAGTATCACAAGATTGTTAGAATTCATAATCAGCTATGTTATATCTCTGGAACTAAAGTGATAACAGATGGTAAAATAGACTTCTGTATAATCATAGGTTTTAATAAACCAGAGAAAGCTTTAGATACTTACAAAATAAGATGGCAGATAGAAACACTATTTAAAGCCTTCAAGTCTAGTGGCTTTAATATAGAAGATACACACTTGAAAAAAATAGATAGAATTGAAAAACTACTCATGTTAGTGATGATCGCTTTTGTGTGGTGCTATAAGATTGGGGACTATATTGACACTATAAAACCTATCAAAATCAAGAATCATGGCAATAGGCTTATTAGTGTATTTAAACTTGGACTTGACTACTTATCAAGATTATTACTTTCTAAAAATGAATACAACCCTTTAAATATCAATTGCTTTAGTTTTTTGTCGTGTACTTAG
- a CDS encoding methyltransferase domain-containing protein, with translation MPWNPTVYNKFKDVRFLPFFDLSSMIQETKSMKAVDLGCGTGEQTALLVEKFKHAIFTGIDSSLEMLEKAHPVESDRLVFKHQTIEEFTSADESWDLIFSNAALQWSDNHGELFPHLISKVNAGGQFAVQMPCQAENILNKLLYDLADQQPYKAQLKGWNRRPPVLTLDQYAQIMFDGGLSELHISQRVYPIIAEDHDTLYEFIAGSALIPYLERLDEEEKVLFIKAFKEKIAATFQQLPALYAFKRILLYGIKK, from the coding sequence ATGCCTTGGAATCCAACAGTATACAACAAGTTTAAAGACGTTCGTTTTTTACCATTTTTTGATTTGAGCAGTATGATTCAAGAAACTAAATCGATGAAAGCAGTTGATTTAGGATGTGGTACAGGAGAACAGACAGCTTTATTAGTAGAGAAGTTTAAACATGCTATATTTACAGGGATTGACTCCTCTTTAGAAATGCTTGAGAAAGCCCATCCAGTAGAGTCAGATAGACTAGTATTTAAACATCAGACGATAGAGGAATTTACCTCAGCTGATGAGTCTTGGGACTTGATTTTTAGTAATGCTGCTTTACAGTGGTCAGATAATCATGGAGAGTTATTTCCTCATCTTATTTCTAAGGTAAATGCAGGAGGACAGTTTGCTGTACAAATGCCTTGTCAGGCTGAAAACATACTAAATAAATTGCTCTATGATTTAGCAGATCAACAGCCCTATAAAGCGCAATTAAAAGGATGGAACAGAAGACCTCCTGTTTTAACTCTAGATCAATATGCACAGATTATGTTTGATGGAGGATTAAGTGAACTTCATATTTCTCAACGTGTTTATCCTATTATAGCAGAGGATCACGATACTTTATATGAATTTATTGCTGGTTCAGCCTTGATTCCGTACCTAGAGAGATTAGATGAAGAAGAGAAAGTCTTATTTATCAAAGCATTTAAAGAAAAGATAGCTGCTACATTTCAACAGTTGCCAGCTTTATATGCATTTAAGCGAATATTACTCTATGGTATAAAAAAGTAG
- a CDS encoding TCR/Tet family MFS transporter, translated as MKKTDKKAAVGFIFITLLLDITGWGIILPVVPKLIGELIQGDISEAAKYGGWLGFAYAFTQFVFSPLVGNLSDKYGRRPILLISLFGFSIDYILLALAPSIGWLFIGRIIAGLTGASISTASAYIADISTDENRTKNFGVIGAAFGLGFIIGPVLGGLLGHYGARVPFYVAAVLCLLNFLYGYFMLPESLDKSKRRSFEWKRANPIGSFQFLFKHPKISNLVFALVFVYIGLHAVQSNWHFFTMYKFSWTERLVGISLGILGLLIGLVQGVLIRWSAPKLGEQKSIYLGLLFYALGLLLFAFANQGWMMLVFLIPYSLGGICGPSLQSLISKSIPSDQQGELQGALTSLVSVTSIIGPPVMTNLFYYFTHENAPFEFSGAPFLLASLLMFISAVFIYYSFKKYKS; from the coding sequence ATGAAAAAAACAGATAAAAAAGCAGCAGTAGGGTTTATATTTATTACCCTATTGCTAGATATAACAGGATGGGGTATTATACTTCCTGTCGTTCCAAAACTGATTGGTGAGCTTATTCAAGGTGATATTAGCGAAGCTGCTAAGTATGGTGGATGGCTTGGTTTTGCCTATGCATTTACACAGTTTGTGTTTTCACCCTTAGTAGGTAATCTTAGTGATAAGTATGGTAGACGACCTATTTTACTTATTTCTCTTTTTGGCTTTTCGATAGATTATATTTTATTAGCTCTTGCACCTTCTATAGGATGGTTATTTATAGGACGTATCATAGCAGGACTGACTGGAGCTAGTATTTCTACAGCAAGTGCTTATATTGCTGATATATCTACTGATGAGAACAGAACAAAGAACTTTGGGGTAATAGGAGCTGCTTTTGGACTAGGGTTTATAATAGGACCTGTGTTGGGAGGTTTATTAGGACATTATGGAGCGCGAGTGCCTTTTTATGTAGCCGCTGTATTATGTCTTCTGAATTTCCTTTACGGGTATTTTATGCTTCCTGAGAGTCTAGATAAGAGTAAGAGAAGGTCATTTGAGTGGAAACGTGCTAATCCGATAGGTTCTTTTCAGTTTTTATTTAAACATCCTAAAATTTCCAATCTAGTATTTGCTTTAGTGTTCGTCTATATTGGACTACATGCAGTTCAGAGTAATTGGCATTTCTTTACGATGTATAAGTTTAGTTGGACAGAAAGGCTAGTGGGTATCTCATTAGGGATATTAGGATTGTTAATTGGGTTGGTACAAGGAGTATTGATAAGATGGAGTGCGCCTAAATTAGGAGAGCAAAAAAGTATCTATTTAGGACTTTTATTTTATGCATTAGGGCTATTATTGTTTGCTTTTGCAAATCAAGGATGGATGATGTTAGTCTTTTTAATACCGTATTCTTTAGGGGGTATCTGTGGTCCTTCTCTTCAGTCTTTAATTAGTAAAAGTATCCCTTCTGATCAACAAGGTGAATTACAAGGAGCCTTAACAAGTTTAGTGAGTGTTACTTCTATAATAGGTCCACCTGTTATGACTAACTTATTCTATTATTTTACTCATGAGAATGCACCTTTTGAGTTTTCGGGAGCTCCATTTTTATTGGCGTCGCTATTGATGTTTATCAGCGCAGTGTTTATCTATTATAGCTTTAAAAAATATAAAAGCTAA
- a CDS encoding helix-turn-helix domain-containing protein, giving the protein MALFITLDNVYSLYDLDAARKIDGIVVFHQYSKANQNYKKHSRLFEGLLLGVVLKGAMKTQIHFSEYEVNEGDIAVVPPQVMIETKSLSEDAEIVTIGLSLDFISTFPILREFVMNDQIRWQPIIRLDPEELLLQQELIKLIEKVYNKKQSSNKIEMLKHLVMVLINLIIEKYQDVPNTKNQTKNRTHEIIDNFYSLVSKYAHKQRNVQFYADKLHLSTQYLSSFLKQNTGRSTLQWIDHVLILHAKTLLKSSSLSIKEISNELEFTDTSVFCRYFKRNTGMSPKLYREEE; this is encoded by the coding sequence ATGGCTTTATTTATAACCCTTGATAATGTTTATAGTCTATATGATCTTGATGCGGCAAGGAAGATAGATGGTATCGTTGTTTTTCATCAATACAGTAAGGCAAATCAAAACTATAAGAAACATAGCCGTCTGTTTGAAGGACTACTATTAGGTGTTGTATTAAAAGGGGCAATGAAAACTCAAATTCACTTTTCTGAATATGAGGTTAATGAAGGGGATATAGCAGTTGTTCCTCCGCAGGTGATGATCGAAACAAAGTCTTTAAGTGAAGATGCAGAAATAGTAACTATTGGTCTTTCATTAGATTTTATTTCAACTTTTCCCATATTAAGAGAATTTGTAATGAATGACCAGATTCGTTGGCAGCCAATTATAAGATTAGATCCCGAAGAGCTTCTTTTACAACAGGAGTTAATCAAGCTTATTGAGAAAGTATACAATAAGAAGCAAAGCTCTAATAAAATAGAAATGCTCAAACATCTTGTTATGGTATTGATTAATTTGATTATCGAAAAGTATCAAGATGTGCCTAATACTAAAAACCAAACGAAGAATCGAACACACGAAATCATCGATAACTTTTACTCTTTGGTATCTAAATATGCTCACAAGCAACGCAATGTACAGTTTTATGCAGATAAACTACATTTAAGCACGCAGTACCTCTCGTCGTTTCTTAAACAAAATACGGGAAGATCTACTTTGCAATGGATTGATCATGTACTTATATTACACGCTAAAACACTACTTAAATCATCAAGTCTATCAATAAAAGAGATTAGTAATGAGCTAGAGTTCACAGACACTAGTGTGTTCTGTAGATACTTTAAGCGAAATACAGGAATGTCTCCTAAGTTATACCGAGAGGAAGAGTAA
- a CDS encoding (deoxy)nucleoside triphosphate pyrophosphohydrolase, producing MLRVTCAIIESNQKVLIAQRNQNMLLPYKWEFPGGKVEKGEQDEMCIVREIKEELNLNIVVQSRLTPVTHHYDTFSLELFPFICHTDSQEFEVKEHAQVLWIEAQDLLNYDWAEADTPIVKEYLALK from the coding sequence ATGTTAAGGGTTACTTGTGCCATAATTGAGTCTAATCAGAAGGTTTTGATAGCTCAGCGAAATCAAAATATGTTATTGCCTTATAAATGGGAGTTTCCAGGAGGAAAGGTAGAGAAAGGGGAGCAAGACGAAATGTGTATTGTGAGAGAGATAAAAGAAGAGCTCAATCTAAATATTGTAGTACAATCTAGGCTCACACCTGTAACTCATCACTACGATACATTTTCTTTAGAATTATTTCCCTTTATTTGTCATACAGATTCACAAGAGTTTGAAGTTAAAGAGCATGCTCAAGTTTTGTGGATAGAAGCTCAGGATTTATTAAACTATGATTGGGCAGAAGCGGATACCCCTATTGTGAAAGAGTATTTAGCACTAAAGTAA
- a CDS encoding (2Fe-2S) ferredoxin domain-containing protein encodes MSKVKKGERTIFVCDGKKCCRYNEETKSCFKALLEESGLSNDYSVCKMKCQGMCKSAPVVYISSHDKYKKEVGAKKAKKIFQEYIIA; translated from the coding sequence ATGAGTAAAGTTAAGAAAGGTGAGAGAACTATCTTCGTTTGTGACGGAAAAAAATGCTGTAGATATAATGAAGAGACTAAAAGTTGTTTTAAAGCTTTATTAGAAGAGAGTGGGCTTTCTAACGATTACTCTGTGTGTAAGATGAAATGCCAAGGGATGTGTAAGAGTGCTCCTGTGGTGTATATCTCTTCTCATGACAAGTACAAGAAAGAAGTAGGAGCAAAGAAAGCAAAGAAGATCTTTCAAGAATATATAATCGCTTAG
- a CDS encoding DUF3810 domain-containing protein codes for MKLRYWLILFVCSILTFNIITRFPDAIEAFYTNGFYFYLCKVFNTITSLFPFSVGDVLYMIIGLFLIYKFYQVFKTQNGWKKITMTCTALTFKCVVIFYILFNIGWGLNNFRPTLESQLGIERGYDQEKLLNLTTKLIQRANLLQLVITNDSTIAVKLKQDINTILVDSKKGIEQITFLHQIDNTNSLAIKESLFSLPLTYMGFSGYINPFTLEAQVNNKIPTLTMIVTASHEMSHQLGFAKESDANFIGFMAAYNQKDTAYQYAAIIYALRYCVSNINDKESVEVKALFETIHPGVKDNLNENIIFWSDYKNITDSFFKVFYNGFLKLNNQKEGLQSYNKFVDLLINYDLKNPIL; via the coding sequence ATGAAATTAAGATATTGGTTGATATTATTTGTTTGTTCTATTCTTACTTTTAATATTATTACACGTTTTCCTGATGCTATTGAAGCCTTTTATACAAATGGTTTTTATTTCTATTTATGTAAAGTTTTCAATACGATTACGAGTCTATTCCCTTTTTCTGTAGGAGATGTATTGTATATGATTATAGGGTTATTTCTTATCTATAAGTTTTACCAAGTTTTTAAGACACAGAATGGATGGAAGAAAATCACAATGACTTGTACGGCATTAACTTTTAAATGTGTTGTGATCTTCTATATTCTATTTAATATCGGCTGGGGATTAAACAACTTTAGGCCAACTCTAGAAAGCCAATTAGGAATAGAACGTGGCTATGATCAAGAGAAGTTATTAAATCTAACAACCAAATTAATACAAAGAGCTAATCTATTACAACTAGTTATTACAAATGACAGTACGATAGCTGTAAAGTTAAAACAAGACATCAATACAATATTAGTTGATTCAAAAAAAGGAATTGAACAAATAACCTTCTTGCATCAAATAGATAATACCAACTCATTAGCAATCAAAGAGTCTTTATTTAGCCTTCCTTTGACTTATATGGGGTTCTCTGGATATATCAATCCTTTTACACTAGAAGCGCAGGTAAACAATAAAATACCTACCCTTACCATGATTGTCACAGCATCTCATGAAATGTCTCATCAGTTAGGGTTTGCAAAAGAAAGTGACGCTAACTTTATAGGCTTTATGGCGGCATATAATCAAAAAGATACTGCTTATCAATATGCAGCTATTATCTATGCCCTTAGATACTGTGTGTCCAATATCAATGACAAAGAATCTGTAGAAGTTAAAGCTTTATTTGAAACAATACATCCTGGAGTGAAAGATAACCTAAACGAGAATATTATATTCTGGAGTGACTATAAGAATATCACAGATTCTTTCTTCAAGGTATTTTACAATGGTTTCTTAAAACTTAATAATCAAAAAGAAGGCCTACAATCTTATAATAAGTTTGTAGACCTTCTGATAAATTATGATTTAAAAAATCCTATTCTATAA
- a CDS encoding NAD(P)/FAD-dependent oxidoreductase gives MMNIPTSKRPRVVIIGGGFGGLALAKKLKNKNFQVVLLDKHNYHTFQPLLYQVATGGLESGSIAYPIRKVVQNYEEIYFRLANVQRIDTENKKVVADIGTIFYDYVVIATGSKTNFFGNENITKNSMAMKTIPESLDIRSLVLENFEEALQTTDDQEQKALMNFVIVGAGPTGVELAGALAEMKKHVLPKDYPDLDFNKMEINVIQGANKVLDAMSEKSSTKAQEFLENLGVKVYLGEIVTDYKDKKVYTKSGKEFTAETVIWTAGVMGATVDGFDATVIQRGNRIKVNEYNQVEGFTDIFAIGDVATMMTDKTPMGHPMMAQPAIQQGELLANNLIRLRDGQPLKSFVYNDKGSMATIGRNKAVVDLPKFQFSGFFAWFVWMFVHLMSLIGFRNKLVVFWNWMYNYMMFDRQARLIIRPFKNKVDERE, from the coding sequence ATGATGAATATTCCTACTTCAAAACGCCCACGTGTTGTTATTATTGGTGGAGGTTTTGGGGGTTTAGCACTTGCTAAAAAACTAAAGAACAAAAATTTTCAAGTTGTGCTTTTAGATAAGCATAATTATCATACGTTTCAACCACTGTTGTATCAAGTAGCAACGGGAGGATTGGAGTCAGGATCTATTGCATATCCTATTCGTAAAGTTGTACAAAATTACGAAGAGATATATTTCAGATTAGCTAATGTACAACGTATAGATACAGAAAATAAAAAGGTAGTTGCTGATATTGGTACGATTTTTTATGATTATGTTGTAATTGCTACAGGATCTAAAACTAATTTCTTTGGTAATGAAAATATTACTAAGAATAGTATGGCCATGAAGACTATCCCTGAGTCATTAGATATCCGTAGTTTAGTATTAGAGAACTTTGAAGAAGCTTTACAGACTACAGATGATCAAGAACAAAAGGCATTAATGAACTTTGTGATCGTTGGTGCAGGACCTACTGGAGTTGAACTTGCTGGTGCTTTAGCAGAAATGAAGAAGCATGTATTGCCTAAGGATTACCCAGACTTAGACTTTAATAAGATGGAGATCAACGTAATTCAAGGAGCTAATAAGGTTCTTGATGCAATGAGTGAGAAATCATCTACTAAAGCTCAAGAGTTCTTAGAGAACCTAGGTGTGAAAGTATACTTAGGTGAAATAGTAACAGATTATAAAGATAAAAAAGTATATACAAAATCAGGTAAAGAGTTCACAGCAGAAACTGTGATTTGGACAGCAGGAGTAATGGGAGCTACTGTAGATGGTTTTGATGCAACTGTTATTCAAAGAGGAAATAGAATCAAAGTAAACGAATACAATCAAGTAGAAGGCTTTACAGATATCTTTGCTATTGGTGATGTCGCTACTATGATGACAGATAAAACTCCTATGGGACACCCTATGATGGCCCAGCCTGCTATACAGCAAGGAGAATTATTAGCGAATAACTTGATTAGATTAAGAGATGGACAACCTTTAAAATCATTCGTTTATAATGATAAAGGATCTATGGCAACTATCGGACGTAATAAAGCAGTAGTGGACTTACCTAAGTTCCAGTTTAGCGGTTTCTTTGCGTGGTTTGTATGGATGTTTGTTCACTTGATGTCTCTAATCGGATTTAGAAACAAATTAGTTGTATTCTGGAACTGGATGTATAACTATATGATGTTTGACAGACAAGCTCGTTTAATCATTCGTCCATTCAAAAACAAAGTGGATGAAAGAGAATAA
- a CDS encoding DUF3820 family protein translates to MIDNEKYLVELAHTKMPYGKYEGRYLIDLPEHYIVWYHNKGFPKGKLGEQLGLIYELKLNGLEPLIRNIRNNFK, encoded by the coding sequence ATGATAGATAATGAAAAATACTTAGTAGAACTCGCTCATACTAAAATGCCTTATGGTAAATATGAGGGAAGATACTTGATTGATTTACCAGAGCACTATATCGTTTGGTATCATAATAAAGGCTTCCCAAAGGGTAAACTAGGAGAACAATTAGGTTTAATCTATGAATTAAAATTAAATGGATTAGAACCTTTAATACGAAATATTAGAAATAACTTTAAATAA